In the genome of Pseudomonadota bacterium, the window GAAGAGGATATTGAGACTGTGAAAAACGCTCAAAAGGCAGGCCTTTCTGTCTGTTCAGGGGGTATTATCGGTCTTGGAGAAACGATGGAGCAGCGCATTGAAATGGCATTCACTCTGAAAGATATTGATGTGGACTCTGTACCCATCAATATCCTCAATCCGATTGAAGGAACTCCCCTTGCACACATGCAGCCATTGACCCCTGTTGAAATTTTAATCACCATTGCGCTTTACCGGTTTATTCTCCCGGACAAAGACATTAAACTCTGCGGCGGAAAAGAGAAAAACTTGCGACAATTACTTCCCCTCGGAATAGTGGCAGGTTGTAACTCTTTCATGACGGGGAATTACCTCACCACCCTCGGAAGGGACGCAGCAAGCGATATAGAAATGATCAAGGACCTCGGATTTACCGTAACGTAATTCTCGGATCACTACCTGAATCTCATCGGAAAGTTTTAATAGCGAAAGCCCGTTAAACAGCGTTTTTGTTGACTTTACGGTGATTTCAAGAATTGCCGCAACCGTTGCGGCAATTGCATCAGATACCACAAAGACAGAAGATACTTGTTTTATTGGTTTCACAATGCTACAATTGTAACAGGAGGTGTTGTATGAGTGTAGCGATCCGCATTGATGACGAATTATACGAAGTAGCAAAACGGAGAGCCGAGGTGGAATGTCGTACGGTGCCCTTGCAGGTAGCTTACTGGGCCAAGATAGGAAGGGCCGCTCTTGATAACCCTGATCTGCCCATTGAATTCATTCGTGATATATTGGCGGCTAAGAAACAGGGAGATTTTGAACCCTTTGAATTTACCAAAGAATGAAGACTGTTCAGACACCATACTTCAGGCGCAACTACAAAAAGCTTCATGCGAATCAAATCAAGCCGGTATATGAAGCAATCCGGCACATTCTTTCCGATGTGTCATGTGGTGAAGAAAAAAGAGGTGATCTCGCCGGGGTACGGGTATACAAATTCCGCGTCCTGGAACAGCAGTTTCTTCTGGCATATGGTTTCGATAAAGAAACCTTGTTTTTACTTGCCTTGGGCGTCCACGAAAACTTTTACCGGGATTTGAAAAAGGCAAGGTAAAATACTTCTTGTGCATTTATTTATCGGACTTGTAAGGTCTAAAGAATCCGATTGATCATGTTGAAGCATCAAACCCGGATATTCCCATCTAAGATTACGAAGCCGCAAAGTTCTTCCGGCTTTTACCGAAATAGTTAACTAAAAAGTGATGCATTCGTAAAAAGTCAAAATACCGTCACTCCCGTGAAAACTGGAGTCCAGAACACATTGAAATCACTGGATGTTGCTTCGCAAGTAAAGACACCCACTTCGTAGGAATAACAAAACTACAGAAATACGACTTTTTACGAGACCATCATATTTACATTCTCCGCCACAGTGGCGGAGAACCCCTCAGAAGAAAGTTTCAAAAGTAAAATCGTGCTAAGTAGCGTCCGTGTTGACTTTACGGAGATTTGAGCAATTGCATTCACAGTGAATGCAATTTCCTCCGATACCGAGTCGGGTCTCCTCATGGTGTTTACCAACTCGCCCATCACCCCGTCAAGTTCGTACCCCTTTGCCTGCCTGTGCCTGGGTTGTGGCAGACAGGTTACAAATTGCCCCCAAAAACAGCACTTTAAGCCCTGAAATTGGCCATTTTCCATACATAAAACGATTTGCTTCAACGGGTTGGCTTGGTCTGACCCCAATCGGACAGTGATGACTATTCTTTATGTGCTACTTTTTTGAATTATCATTTACTGTAACTTCGAGATCGGGTGAAAGATATTTTTTCTTGATAACCTGTGTATAAACAACAGCAATCAGAGATAACATACCCAAAAAGAGAAAAAGCGGTGAAGCATAGATAAGAAAAATCCCTGCAATGATCAACATGAGCCTTTCAAATGGCCTCAATTCTGATAAAAGATAGCCACTATTGGCTGCAGCAATACTTATAACTCCAAGACCGGCAGGTACAATATAGTAAAGTGTTTCCCAAATGCTTGTACCTCGTAGTAAGAGTGCAGGATGTAAGGCAAGAATAAAAGTTAACAGGTAAATTGGGGCGGCCATTCGAGTAGCAGCCCATCCTACTTTCATAATAGGAGCTTTTACTACAGCCGCTGCGGCATAAAAAGAGGCTCCGGTAGGTGGAGTGATCATTGAGAGCACAGCCCAATAGAGAAGAAACAGATGACTTGCTACTGGATCTAAACCAAATTTCAACATCGGTGGAATTAGGAGTGGTACTGCAGTAATGTATATAACAAAAGATGGCAATGCAAGCCCAAGTAGAAATAAAGTCCCTGCCGCCAACCCAAGTAGAACAAAAATATTTGGTGAAATCTGGACTAATATTGCGCTTATCTTTAATGCCACACCGGTTATGCTAAAAAGACCTTCAATTAAATTTGCAACTGCCAGAGCTATAACTACCATGAGGGCATCTCTGGCTCCATCTTTAAGGGATAATACTATATCAAGGAGTTTTGTTTTTATTTTTTTATTTGGTAATAGCAGCATAAGTGCAATGTTTGCATATATAGCCACCAAAACAGAAAATTGTGCTGAGTATTGTTTTATAAGAAAACCTACCAACAAAAAAGCTGGTATGAGCAAATACCATCCTTTTTTTAACGTTTCAATGGCACTTGGTAGTTCCTCTTTTTTTAAAACAGGAAGGTGTTGTTTTTTTGCTTCAAAGTGTGCTGATGCATAAAGGCAGAGATAATAAAGACATGCCGGAAAGAAGGCGTAAATAATAACTCTCCCGTAAGGAATTCCAAGATATTCTGCCATAAGAAAAGCGATAGCCCCCATCACCGGTGGCATAATGACGCCACCGGTTGAGGCGGTTGCAATTAGGGCTCCGCTGTAAATTGGTGTGTAACCCATTTTATTCAGCAATGGCGCACAGAAGCTCCCTACAGTAAGTACGCTGGAAACTGCTGAGCCCGAAATCATACCAAAACCTGCGCTTGCAACGGTAGTTATTTTACCTGCTCCACCTATTCTGTTTCCAGCCAATGCTTTGCCTAAATCGATAATTAATTCTCCAATACCACTTCTCACAAGAAAAGAACCAAACAAAACGTATAAAAATAAATAGTTTGCCGAGATACCAAGGGTTTCACCAAAAGTACCCTCGGTGCTGAGGTATACAACATCTAAAACATTTGCAATACTATATCCAAGATGTTTAAATATTCCGTACGTATATTTTCCGAACAACACGTATGCAGTAAGCACTATAACAACAATAACCAGTTCTTTGCCCATGTGTCGACGTAAGGCTTCTAACAGAACCACATAGAAGATACTCCCAAAAACAAAACCGCTTAAAGGAAGAGGGCTAACAAGTGGAAATCGTTCGGTGAGGGTGGGCCACATAAACAATAAGTAAATGCCAGTTGCTACAACCAGACCCAAAAAGACATCATTCACAACATTATTAAGCTTCCCCTTATTGCTGGGCACCATCAAGAACGTTAAGACGAGAGCGAAATACAGATGGATAATACGTAGCAAAAACGGATCCATACGGCCGATTGTTCCAGTATAAAGCTGGAACATGGAATATAAAATAGCTATTCCACCGAACAATAATGTTCGAAACTTCTCCATATTTTTTATTGCCACCCTCTCTCCTTATAGTACTTGACTGCCCCTGGGTGAAATTTAGCTTTAGGACTTATACTTCTGGCAAGGCTTTTTGGATCAATTCCCCTCATACTGGAAGACATTTGTTCTAAATCTTTTATATTTTCGGCAAGGGCTTTGGTCATCTTATATACCAGATCTTCCGGCAAATCAGCGCTTACCATGACAGATAACGGTAAAAAGGCTGTTGTTATGTCGCTATGTTCGCCCTTATAAGGGATCTTTTTAGCACTTAATATGCCTGGCTGGAACCCATTTACTGTTGCACAGAATGTTTTTAGTTGTTCATTATCTATGTTTAAGAATTTAATTTTTCTGGCAGTTGCCAAGTCTTCTATGGAAGGCATTGGAATAGGAGCTGCGGTAGCTAAACAATCCACTTTTCCGTCCTTCATAGATTCAGCTGTATCACCGAAACCAAGAGAGACAACTTTGATATCCTTTGCTGGATCCATGTTATATATTTTTAGTAATTTTTTAAACCAGAACTCGCTATATTGCCCTTTAATTCCTGGAGAAACTACCTTCCCTTTAAGATCGGTAATCTTGTTAATACCTGAATCCTTTAAAACGATTACCTGGAATACATGGTTATATAAGCTACCTAATATTCTAAGATTGTTGTATGACTTTTTAAATGGCGGTAGACCTTCTTGAGCATCTAAAAAAGGCCCAAGGTTAACCAGACCTGCTTGTGAATTGCCTTCACCGACTGAAATAGGTCCTCCACCAGCACCGCCAGGGACTAAGGATGTTTCTATGCCAGGTATAGATTTTCCAAAAATCTGCGTAATACCGACAGATAATAAATACCATACACCTCCTGCTGCAGGACTCCCCGAGAAGAATTTCAGTTCTTGTTTAACAGGTGTTTGTTGAGCGCAATAAGAATGGCTGGGAATAAATACAGAAAACCCCACAAAAACAACCAAACAAATAATAATTTTTCTGATAATTCTGGTTTTCATTTTAACCCCCTTTGAATGTTTTATTAATACTAATCTTAAAAATCACTCCCCTCTAAATGAGGCCTATCAAAGTGTTCCCATATTCTCTTTTGTTTTTTAATAGCATCATCATTCATAAAAAGGTTTAGTCACATAACTATAAGAAGCCGGAACTTGTACCAGTGGATTATAGAAGCCATTTTTGAGTATGAGATATCTCAGGACGAGATCAGCAAGAAGGCCGAAGAAAATTGAGACGTAGAGAAGTTGAACAGGAATGGCCATGGAGCCCGCCAGGAGGCTGCTTATGGTAACTCCCACAGGAAGTACCATCCCCATTAGCACAACGACTATCCAAAAATAAGGCCACCAATTTCCCGTGACAATTTCGCTTACGGACACCTTTCCGGCAGGCAAACCGTACCGGGCACTTATAAGGTACGTGGGAAAAATAACAACAAGGACTAATAGTAATATCTGGATGACCCGTTCCGGTCCTTCACCTATGCCACCCCTCAATAAGAGAATAGCCATGCTGACCTCTGCACCCCCCCAAAGGCCAGCCACAGTGAACAGCACCGGGAGAAGGGCAGAGTTCCAGAGTGGAATACCGTTCACATAGTTCATTGCAAAACCACCGTATATGATGGTCAGGAAAGCAAACACGTCGACCATTATTAATAGACCAAGATTTGAGTGCGCCCAGAAAGACAGAACGAGGTGGATTGCACCCAGGGCCAAGAAACCAGATACGAAGAGCAGACCCCGGGAAATCCAGGAAGTCTGAGGTTTCAAAAGCATGCGGTAGAATCTGAAAGGATGTCCCAGGTAGAGGAGGTGAAACCCCCCGCCTAAAACCGCACAGACGAGCCAACCGATAACCTCCCCTGCATAACTGCTAAAGAGCGATGAAACGACAAATATCCCGGCGCCAAGCTCAATGAAAAAGAACGCAATCAAAAAGAGAATTCCCCGCCCCTCTATCCATTCGGTTTGGGGTGTATGCTTTACCATCCATTCGTACGGTCTCATAATCATCTCCTCATCGAGAAATATAGTAAACAGAAGGGTTAGTGCCAAATTCCGGATGAAACTGAGACGCCTTTTTTTCCTTTATTAAACGTGACACCTCACTATTCGGATCGTCCAGATTGCCAAAATATCGTGCCTTCGCCGGGCATGTAATGACGCATGCCGGACTTGCCTCGCGATCAACGCCAGGCTGCAATCCCTTCTTGAGACCCTCATCAATCCTCTCGAGGCAAAAATTGCATTTGAGTGCCGTTCCTTTCTGAAGGGGGTAGAGTTTTTGGCCAATAACCTCGAATTCAGTGAGTCCCTGGCCCGGGAAGTACTCTGCTGGGGTATTGGCGTTGTACGTCCGTTGCTGGTAAGGGCAGGCAACAACGCAATATCGGCAGCCAACACATGCGTCATAATCAATTGAGACTATCCCGTCTTCCCTTTTTACAGTGGCGCCGGCCGGACACACTTTCACACAGATTGCGTCTTCACAGTGATTGCAGAGCACTGGATACGCAATCTTAGTAACCGTAGGATACTTACCGGTCTCACTGACCACCAGTCTGTTCCAGAATACACCTGGCGGCAAGAAGTGTTCCTGCTTACAGGCGACCACGCAGGCGTAGCAACTAATGCATCTTTGTAAGTCTATTACCATTCCCCATCGGACCATCTAAATCCCCTTTTATACCTTTCTAATCTTGACCCTTACAGCGGTTTCAAGATTCAGGGAAATAGGGTCGACTTTCTTCAAATCTATTTCCATTAAAGTATTAAAGTTAACCCCCTTTCCCTTGGCAATAGGCATACCTTTTGCCCAATGACCGGTGCACGCCGCTATGCTTACCGTCTGCTTATGGATTCCTTCCATCACCTTCATTCTTCCTGTAATCTTGCGTCCTGTCTCAGACTCCAGTTCCACCATATCGCCGTCCTTCAACCCTTTTTCCTCCGCGCATGTTGTACTTAAGGCAATATTGTATGTGTAAGGATTCATCTCACTCATTTCGTCCAACCAGGGTTGTTCCATGGTATGAGAACCGGTATGAACAACGTCCCTGTAAGAAAAGCAGTAGAGGTCATACTCGGAGCTGTTAACATTATGAATGGAACATGGAAACCACGAGATCAACGGAGTATACTGGCTAAGGTCGATCTCCAGGCCGGTCTTTTGAGCGATCTCCTTCACCTTCTCTCCCGATTCCATTAAAAACTCCAGGTAGACATGAACCCTGCAATCAACAAAGTATCTCCAATACGCCTCCTCAACCTTTTTCGGCCAAGTAAAAATACCGCGCGGACCGAACCATTCCCAGCCACGATCCTCGCCAAAAAGGTTTTTCAGCACCCGGTCGGCCAATTCTTGAGCGGAAAACTTCTCGTCCAGGGGTAGCTTATAAGAGTCGTCAAGCTCGTATAGTTCATTAAGAATAGCATTATACTCCCGTCTCTTCCCCATTCTGTCGATCAGTTCCGATACAACCTCGCTAAAAAATTCCCTTCTTTCATACTTTGGCCTAACCACCGGCTGTGTTATCTGAAAATTCCAGTCCTCGGTACCAAAGGGATAGTTGAAGTTCATGCCCGCACCTTCAGCCCACGTTGCCATTTCCAGATAAGATGTATCCGGCAAAAGTATGTCTGCGAAGCCTTCAGCCAGTTCCGTGGAATACAACTCGGACACGACGATAAAAGGTATTTTCTTAAGCGTTTCCGCCAGTATATCCTTACTTGCAACGCTTAGTACCGTATTACAACCCCACGAAATCATCATTTCTATCCGGTTATCCCATCCAATTTTTTTCCATATTTCTTCCTGGTCGCTCGATGCGAAAACGAAAGAAAAGTGGGCTGCGGGAAAAATATCTAATAGTCCGGGATCCCCCCGAAACTCAGGCAGTTTTTCAGGCCACGGGCCTTTCCTCTTGATTGACCCGCTGGAGGAACCAAAACGTTCGACTGCCAGAAAACCATCCTTACCCATGAACGGAGATGTGGCAAGCTTGCCGGTCTCTGGAAAACCGAGACATCTTGCTGGCCATCCGAGAGTGCCACCAGGAACATCGGCGGAGCCCACGATCATATCGAGAAGTGACACTGCAAAACAGGTATGGTAGGAATTCTCATGACCCTCCCCGCCACGAAAGAGGACCGCGGAAGCTGGTCTGAACGGCATTTTATTGCCGTCGATGGTAATGGTGCTTCCCACCATTGCGGCCTCTGCAAATTCGGTAGCTATACGGCGAATCGTATCTGCGGGGACACCACTTATCTGCGATGCCATTTCCGGTGTATACTGTTTCAGGTGTTCTTTGACAACCTGAAAACACGGAACACACATTGTTCCCTCAACCTGATAGTCTCCCTCCAGCGCAAAATCGACTTCACACGCCGCTTCGTAGGTGGAGATCGCTCTATGGTTGTAAGGCACAGCCGCCCCCTCTTTCGCATCCCAGACCAGACACTTTCCTGAATCTTTCTCTCTCACGTAACTGCCGTCAGACGCGACAAGATAGGGCGCGTTCGTCTTAGCTTTCAAAAACACTTCATCCAGTGTCTTCAACTTATTCACTATAATGTTGCACATGGCGAGTGCTACAGCTCCATCGGTACCTGGAATGATAGGAATCCACTCTGTTGCTTTACCCCCAGCTTGATTGCACATAGGATCAAAGACTACAAACCTCATACCACGGGCCCTCGCCTCAGCAGCGAGCCTGGTAGTCATCATGGCGGAATGGCCTGACCCGCTACCTTTATTTGCCCCGAAGTATATCCCGTAGTTACAATACTTGAAATCGGGAACTATTGACCATGAACCATGTTGCAGCCCCGCTATTCCGTGGGCACCTTGACCGCAATGAAGACCGCCTCCGCCCAGATAGTAACTAAACTGTCCGAGAAGACTCTTGAGCGGAAAAATGTTGGCTATCATGAAGCTTGGTCGACATGTTGTAGCCTGAATCAAGAGCTTCCTCGGGTCTTCACTGACCACTTTCTTGAGTCGTGCAGCGATCTCATCCAAGGCTTCGTCCCAACTGATCTCCTTCCATTGAGGGTCGGCATATAGACCTTTCTCCGGATTCGTTCTCCTCAGCGGTACGTTGAGTCGGTTGGGATCGTAAAGCACCTGTAGCCCTGAGAGACCCTTCGAACATACACCACCCCGTGAACCCATGGGGCTCTCAGGATTACCCTCTATCTTCACGGCAACCCCGTTCACGACATGAACGAGAATAGCACAGTTGGCATAACATCGACCACATACTGTAGGTATCCACATGTCTTGCTGAATTTCCGGCTTATTCTCCATCATATTTACCTCTATGCTCTTCGGGCCTGTTATTTTTATAATTACCAAGCCATTTCAACCACTCCCATCTTTGTTCGACTTTTTCTTTGAACTCTTCTATTTCCTGATTGTTTAGATGGGAAAATCGACCCTGAACTTTCAAATATTCTTCGAGTGGTATGCGCGCTGGTTCTTTGTTTAAAATAAAGCGATTCCCATTTTCAACTTCAAAGAGAGGGAATACTTTTGTTTGAACTGCTAACCGTGATAACTTCATGGTCCATTCGGTAGGAAAACGCCATCCAGTAGGGCAAGGGGTGAACATATGTAAAAATCGGAATCCCTTCATTCCTTTAGCTTTCTGCACTTTTCTCATAAAATCACGTGGATATGCAATTGTCATAGTAGCAGCATAAGGTATATTATGGTCAGCAAGGATTAACATGATATCTTTCTTATGTTCATTTTTAGGAACAGGAAAAGGATTAGTGTATGTGGTTGCACCCTTTGGTGTTGCTGAACTTCTCTGGTTGCCTGTGTTCATATAGGCTTCGTTGTCATAGCATACATAAATGAAATCTTCATTTCTTTCAGCAGCCGCTGAAACAGCACCAAACCCAATATCAAAAGTTGCGCCATCTCCAGCCCATGGCACAACCACAGTTTCTAAGTCGCCTACCATTGTAAGGCCCGTTTTAAAACCTGCGGCAAATGTTGCTGCTGCACCAAATGGGCAAGCCAGTAACCCTATAGGTTGCCCTTTATAGCTTATGGCTCGCTTTGGAATATTAACAATAACGCTTGCACACCCTGGTGGCATTACAAATACTATCTTCTCACCTATAGCCTTCAAAAAATATCGTATGGCTACCGACAGACCACATCCGGTGCATGCAGTATGAGGTGACTGCAAATATTCCGTTTCAGGAAATATTGATAGTATTTTCATCTTGATCGGCTCTCACATTTTTTATTTTTCCTAACCAGATTACTTCATCTTCAGGAGGATCTTCCTTAATCATGTAAAGAATGGCTTTTTTAATAAGTTCAACCGAAATATCTGCTCCCCCTAAACCTGAAATAAATCCATATACAGGTGTTGTATGATTTCGAGTATTTATGTTCAGCGCCCCTTTAACCTCCTGATAGATAATTCCACCTTCACCCGGAGAAAGATCACGATCAATAACGGCTATTTTTTCCCTTCCATGCAAAGCTTTTCTAACCAGTTCTTTGGGGAATGGACGAAACATTTTTAATTTAACCAAACCGACTCTATACCCATCATCTCTTAACATATCAATAACATATCGGCATGTCCCGACAGCACTCCCGGACATTAATACAACTACCTCTGCATCCTCGCATTTATATTCCTCCACCGGATCATACCCCCGGCCGAAATGTAACTTGAATTCCTCATTTGAATGTAAAGCCGTATCAATACATGTATTTTCCAACTTGTGTAGTTGGTACCGGTTTGTCATATAATCATACTGTTCATAATCAAGTGGTTCAGCAGGAGTTCTTCTAAACATTCTAAATCTGTTATCATATGCCAGAGTGGTTTCGAAGGGAGGAAGATATTCATCCACCTTCGATTGATCTGGAATATCAACGCTTTCCGCAAAATATGAAAGGTAAACGCCATCCAAACAGACCATACAGGGCAAGGTTACAGATTCAGCTATTTTATATGCCTGGATCACTGTATCAAGAATCTCCTGATTTGATTCACAATAAAACTGTAACCAACCTGTATCCCTTTGGGACAAACTATCAGTATGCTCACAGGTGAGATTCCATGGTGGAGCAAGCGGTCTATTAACATTGACGAGCACAATTGGCAGACGAGCTCCCACTGCCCAATGGAGCCCTTCATGCATCCAGGCAAGGCCTTGTGAGGATGTTGCGGTAAACACTCTCGCGCCAGCCTGTGCCGCACCAATTACATAGCTAAGCGCTGACATTTCAGATTCCACATTTATGAATTCGCCTTTAAGGAGTCCCTCCGCGTGAAACTCAGACAGTAATTCCGGTATTCTTGATTGGGGGGTAATCGGATAGGCACACACAATTTTCGGACGACATAAAAGCGCACCATATGCTGCAGCTTCATTACCTGTGATTACCTTAAGCATTATGCCTTTCCTTCCACTCCATGGCTTTTTTCGGGCATTCCTCAATGCAGATACCACAACCCTTGCAGAATTCATCCCTTATAATAAATGACGATCTGTCAGAATCAGGGATAATTGCAATATCAGGGCAGAACATGTAACAATTTCCACAGAGGTTGCATTTCTCATAAAGAAAGGCTGGATAACGTCCGCTGTCTATCCGTACATTGTCCTCAATCTTCTCCCCAATATCTGAATCCATTAGTGGCAATTTCAACTTCTCATATGCCTCTCTGGCAGCTTCAATGTTCTTTTCCGGTTTAGGAATATTCCCTTTCCTTATGACTGTAGCTAAAGATTCAAAATTCAACAACGGAATCATTGCAACAATAGATCCGAGCATCACTGTGTTAATAATGGGCAATTTATTCGGAAGCACCAATTGATGTTTTTGTGCAATATGAGCAGCATTAATTGTAGATATGTTAAATCCTCCCGGTACTGAAAAATATTCGGGCGGTTTTGTGCTATTAATCAATATCAATCCATCATTTTTTAATCCAGCCAATACTTCAGGGTCCTTTACAAAATTCTCATCCATAAGCACTATAAAGTCTGGATCATACATCTTACAGTGTAGAAATATATGTTTTTCAGAAAGTCGTACATAGCCCTCTACTTTCCCTCCTCGCCTCTCTGCTCCGTATGAGGAAAAAGATTGTGCTATAAGGCCACACGTCACCGCTGTATCTGAAAGAATTTTTGCAGCAACCACAACACCATGTCCTCCAGTACCATACATTTTGATCTGGATCATCGTTCATTCCTCTTTGATTCTCTCTGCGGCATCTGTAAAATTAAATTATACCTCTTTCCTTTAAGGAATTGAATTTCTTTAAATCGTAGCCTAAAAGACCGCAGTATATTTCTTTATTATTTTCTCCCACTTTAGGTGCAAGCGTTCTTATTTTCCCTGGTGTTAAAGAGAGCTTAATAGGTATACCTGGTATAGATATTTTACCAAGACCCGCGTATTCAACATCTACCACCATTTCTCGCGCTAAAGACTGAGGATCGCTCAATAGTTGATCCACTGCATTTACTTTAGCGCAAGCTACACGGGCAGCCTGAAGTTTATCTAATATTTCATCGGTAGTCTTGTCTTTA includes:
- a CDS encoding 2-oxoacid:acceptor oxidoreductase family protein encodes the protein MIQIKMYGTGGHGVVVAAKILSDTAVTCGLIAQSFSSYGAERRGGKVEGYVRLSEKHIFLHCKMYDPDFIVLMDENFVKDPEVLAGLKNDGLILINSTKPPEYFSVPGGFNISTINAAHIAQKHQLVLPNKLPIINTVMLGSIVAMIPLLNFESLATVIRKGNIPKPEKNIEAAREAYEKLKLPLMDSDIGEKIEDNVRIDSGRYPAFLYEKCNLCGNCYMFCPDIAIIPDSDRSSFIIRDEFCKGCGICIEECPKKAMEWKERHNA